A stretch of DNA from Acomys russatus chromosome 4, mAcoRus1.1, whole genome shotgun sequence:
ttaaaaaacataacctTTTTCAGCAGAGAAGGGAGAACTGACAATCACcttttcctgttttggttttggttttgggttttggtttgtctTGAAAGCCGTTTTAAGCTTAGTTGTGATGATCTATGCAGCTTTAAGTTCCCTTGTGGAGCCTCACAGATCCAGTTTTGGGAAAGGATTTGGACTCAAAACTAACTGACCAATTCTTTGCCCTTTGTACCAAGAGACTGATACTTAGGCCCAGGAAATAAATGCTGGTGATTTGTGTGACTGGCTTAAGATTCCTTCTTTTAACCACCAGGTACCCATCCTCACCCCCTCAGCCAGCAGGGTTCTGCTGCTGCCCCCTGTCCCGTAGTGACCAGCACCACTCCTCATGTGTCTTCTGGTGAGATttcctcaccccaccctcacGGCCCACAGCTGCGGTAGCCTGaaggggcctgtgagatggcccGGTGGGTAAAGGCCTGACAGCctagagttcaatccccaagactgACATGGTAGAAGGGAGAACCAGCTCTCACACGCTGTCCTCTgacatgcatatgcacatttgGTAATTTATAACcagattccagttccaggggatctggtgccctcttctgacctctggcaCCAGCTACACATGATGTGTATACATACACGCAGAtaaaacacttatacataaaataagtaagtctttaaaatagCAGAAGCAACCCAAAACAACTGAGTCAAGAGTTCAagagtagctgggcatggtggcctaaccctaaccctataatcccagcacttggggaggtacaACCAGGCAgttccttgtgagtttgagaccagcgtggtctacaaagtgagtccaagacagccagggctacacagagaaaccctgtctcagggagttCAGGAGCATCTGCTCAAACAGCCCCTCTGGAAAAGTGTCATTTCTAGAGGAAAGAAGTCCTGGCTCCTCCCAGCCTGATACCCAGTGTGGGGCCCAGGACCCTTTCATGCTTACCCGCCCCAGCCAGCAGCCCCCAAACCACATTCACCGTGTGCTGCAAGATAACAGTCACCAGCTGCTTTATTGAACACCAGAACTTTAGCCCTAGAAGGAAGGTTTCCTATTCATACCCATGATTGGCAGGGCCCCTGGGCCTAGCCAGGACACCTAATCAGAAGAAAGACCTAGACACACCAAGGTCTGGAAGGAATGAAGGTCAAAATGTCACAGGGTTGTGAAGACTCCATGCACAGGATGAGGCTCAGAGAAGTGGCCTTGCCATCTTCAGAGGACCTGCCCTGCTGGTCAAATGAGAGAGGTAGAAAGGTCAGACCACTCATAACACAAGGCATTGTGGGAAAAACAGAGAACCGCTTCATCCCATAGAAGTCAGCAAGACAGAAACTACAAGCAAGGCAATGGGTGGCTTGCCACGGCCATACAGAAATGAAGAGACTCATGGAACTAGGCCTGGGCCAGCTCCTGTTCAGGTCACACCCCAGGCTGCCCTGATAGTTGGGAGTAGTCTTCAGAAAGCCTGTCACAAAATAGCTGTTCTGACAAGAGGCTGACCACTGCCCAGAAGCCAGTCCTCACTTATTCTCAGGTTCATCACCTCTCCCCAAGGATTTCTGCCACAAGCCACACACAGAGTCgaggaggggcagggccaggtggTCGCTGCACCCATGCGGAAGCATACCGTCAGCCGGTGGCGATCATTGGTAGTCCTTGTAAAGCTGCTCCAGAAGCTGCTGCTTCTCATCCTCTGGGAGGAAGCTAGACTTCGCTGCATTGATGTTCTAGAAGGAAAACACGGAGTTAAAGAGCAAGAAAAGGAGTGGCCTTGTGAGCCAGGAACAAGAGGCATTAGCCACAGGACAGTGAGAGCCATAGCAGAGACCATAGGCTCCCATACTCAGTGTGGAATGTGAGGCAGAAGCCCTCGCTGGGATTCACTCAGGACATCAGAACCCAAGACCAAGGTCTCAGCCTAGGAACAGCCTAGATGGCACAAAAGTTCCTGCAGGGAGATACTTTCTTGGGAGAGGGTCCTCCAAGGGGCTAAACTACCTGGTCCCTCGGCCAGGGTGTCGGTGCCAAGGCATCTCTGTGGATGGCTTTGGGTGCCAGACAAACCCACTGTGGGTCTCCAGAGGCTCCAGGCAGCCCTCTCACACAAACTGGACCAAGTGTCATGGTCACAGCTCACACCTACTCACCAGTCGCTTGAACTCCTCCTCAGTAAAGCCCATGTCCTCTTTGGTCATCTGGTAGTCTGTGTTCAGGGTGGACTTGAAAATGAGAGGGTCGTCTGTGTTCAGTGAGTAGTTGGCTTGGTCATCCTTGAAGCTGGGGAAGGggccaggcagaaagaaaagagcctctTTTTACCCCAAGAACCGGCACTGCCCGCCCACCTCCTCCCCTCTTGGATCTTTACACAGCCTTGGACAACCTGAAGCGCTGCATTCTCCTACTAGGAAGGAAGTATTTGGAAAACTCAGGGGCTTCTATAAAGTCACCCTGCCagctcagaggcaaaggcagaagacCGCCTGAGGTGACAGCCAGGGAGAAGGGTGGTTTGGAGAGCTGGGGACGCAGCAGCTCCGGAAGctaccatgctttttttttagCCTTCCCCTTCTCGGCGCTGGAGCATGGCTAGCACCCTACCTTTCCTCCCAGGCACCCCTCAGTTGCTTGCCATATGCCAACACACCACAGAAACGTGGTGCAGTCGTGCACCATCATGCTGGGATTGATTGGTGTCAGCTAGCTTGGATAGCAGGATCCAacacttttaaactttttatttatggCTGTGGATGTGCATGCTGTGGAGCATGtctggagatcaaaggacaattGGGACAGTTGGTTTTCTGCTTCTACCATATAggttcctgggatcaaactcaggtggtcataCTTTGTGgaaaacacctttacccactgagccatcttaaccAGTCCCAGAATTTGACACTTGACTCTTCTCAGAGCACCATTCCTGGATTTCTCTGacatcatacttttaaaaaaatattctaagcttTTGTTTGATCTTCTGTTTGTATATGCACCGTGTTTAGGGTATGCAGAGCTACAGGAGGGTGTTGGGTCTCTTCCTGTATCACTCTCCACTCCCTTCGTCACAGGTgtacatgcctggctttttaagtgGGTGCATAAAATCTGGACTCTGGCcttatgcttgcatagcaagcactcttacacTCTGAGTTGTCTACCAACCCTTGACACCTtgacatgcttttttaaaaaaaaaagatttgtttgtttatgagtgctctgcctgcatgtatacctgcagaccagaagagagcatctgatgacattatagagggttgtgagccaccatgtagttgctgggaattaaactcaggacctctggaagagcaagcagacagtacttttaaccgctgagccatctctccagcccaacacctTGGCATGCTTTGGCTTTCCTTCGTCTGTTTCTACCTGTCCCTAATGTCACTGTTAGAGGCTCTCTCCTTAGTCCTCTTGATCCATCATATCCCTTTGTATCTGCATACATGCTTTGAACCTTTCTCTAGACAGTGCTATAGAGCCATGTCCCTCCGAGAGCTGCCACTTGGCTGTCTCACAGGCACCATGTACCCATGCTCTAAGGATGCCCAGGAGCCTCTTGTCACCAGAGCACACTCCTATCTGTGTAAGCTTGGCTCGCAGACCAGGGCTGGCCTGACCATTGTCAGCCCTGTATCCTGCCTTAGGAGAAGACAGTTAAGGACCTGGTCACAGGACCGGAAGGCCTTGATTTTAGTTGCTGGTGGGAGCCAGGTTGTATGGGAGAGGCCTCTAGAGAAAAGCTTCCAGCTGGCCTTCAGCGGAGTGCCCAAGAGCACCGAGAGCAGCAAACATCCACACAGATGGGAGTTATTTTCCCCACGCACAAGAGACAGAGTTGGGTAACAGTGTAGAAGCCATGGCTGATGAACCGTGGTGCCTCGGCTCTGCTAGTTAGCGGATGGGGAGTCAGACTGGTTCACATGAGGATCACATTGCTCATTTGTTGGACAAGGACAACAATGCCTGCTTCCCAACTAGTCAAAGTGACTTTATTCCTAAGAACCAGGATGGCCAGGTACCCATTCCTGCATTCCCTCCCTTTACTTTCCAGAACAAAACCAAATGGGTCCCAGAAACCACATCTCACCGAACAACTGCATGCGTCGTTTTGGGATCCCAGGCGCCTGTGAGGTAGCTGGACCAGGGGCAGACCTGAAAGGGGCAGGTGTGTGGCTGGCATACTGGGCCCCAAGGCCATACCTTGCAGGGGCTGGGCCACCTGCTGTGGCACTATTCATGCCAGCTGTGCAAGTACCTCCTTGCCTCAAGCCCTATGAAACCTCCACCACTCAGCTTGCCTGTCCCTCCTCTATCCAAAGGGCATGGGATAGCCAGAGTCAGCTCTCAGCCTTGACATCTCACCTCAAAGTGCATGTTTTCTTTCAGTAGCCTCTTGTAGAGGGCCTCGTCCTCCAGGGTGTGGTAGCCATGTCCCACCCTCTCTGTCTTGAGTATGTCCACAGCCTgtagagaagcagagaggagctgaGTCCAGGAACAGGAACAGCATCAGGAGGAAATGTCTCAGGGCCACCGGCTCCTTACCTGTCGCACAACCTCAGCAGAGCCCACCTCCCCAGCATGGACAGTACGGTGAATGCCATTCTTCACAGCCCCctggaaaaggaagagacagggcAGGGGTTGCTCTGTGAGGGCCCTAGCAAGCCCTGTCTTTGCCACGCTTGGAGGTCTAAGTTTTGGCCCGTGTGACTGCTCCCAGAATCAGACTAAGCTACTTCAGTAAGTGCGCAGTCTGGTGTGGCTCGGTTTCCCAAATCATGATTAGAGCAGTAACCACCCTTTATTTCACAACTCCTGGGCACTGATACTGTTTGAAGGCTTTAAACACACTATCTAGTATTCTACAGCAAATACTATTATACTATTTTAGGGTAGAGGTTAAGAAAGTTAAGTTAACACAGTCAAGGTCTAACACATTTAGACTCAAGGAAATGAGGCCCAGAGGAAAAGCAGCCTGCCCAAGTTCACACAGCCAAACAAGGCAGATGCAGGCTCAAACACAGCTCTCCCAACACCTCGCAGGGGCTTCTGTTTACACCCAGTTCTGAGTCCCTCACCCCAACCGAGACACACTTGGGAACTCAGGAGACCCTAAGCTCACCATCCAAGCTCCCCCAGGGCCATCTTTCCCTTTTCCAGACCCACCTCATAGGCTTCCACATGGCCTGGGAAGAGGCTGCTTCCTTCAATGGTCTCATCACCAGCCAGGTCCATGGCCACCACAGTCTCCTGACGGTACTTCTTGCACAGCTCCAACACGTCAAGGGACCAGCCTGGAAACAAAGTCCAACGGGGCCTTATCAAACCAATGGAGTAGGGCCTGCCAGCTGCCCACTGGCTGTCCTAATCCCTCATCTGAAGTCAGAGAAGACATGAGATCCTGTGTCCTGTCTTCAGGTCCTGACTGCTGTGTCTTCCCATCCCAAGCCTGAGAGCGCCCTCTCCCAGAGGGTCACTGCCACTGCTACTGCACAAGGGCATGGTGAGTGTCTGCTGACACAGACTGGGCTCAGTAACTGGCTTATCAACGCCCATGGCAGCCTGGCTCCCACTTAGAAGCTTGGAAAATAGAGCCTGGCATTTAGCCCAGAATACAACTCATGAGAATATTAGTTTATTGCTAATGTGTCATGCTCTTTTTATACTAAGAGCTCCATAAAGTTACTATGATgtgggccaacaagatggctcaatgggtgaagccctaagcctgatgacctgagttcagtccccaggctGCACCAAGGGTTAGACATGTAGGCCACACCCTATTGTAGCAGGCTCTGTAACCTAACATCAGGCCTTGGCTTTGGTTTCCACTGAACCTTAGGGTGGGGGCACAAAATGTGTGTGACCATCTCTGGACAAGGTGTGAAGGAGCTCAAGAGGGTGATGTGACTCACCCAAGGTCACAGAAAGGGCTCTGGAGATTGCAGCGTGAACCCTGGAAGGTTGGCCCGTATTGGTAACAGGGGGACCCCTCAGATAGCTCAGCGGTCAGACCTAAGAGCAGGTCAGACCAGAGTCTTGTGGTCTTAGAAATTTCCCTGTTGTTTAGGTTCCTTTGGCTGTGAGCTTCCTGTCGGTCATGTGGTTGTCAAGACCCAGACTTCCTGTTAAGGAGACTCACCAGAGCCGCCGAGAGTGcactggtggtttttttttttttttttttttttttttttttttttttttaagaaagctcTAGAAATACGAGGTGAGGATAAAGTAGGTACAGCCTtgtggccaggccaggccaggcagcctgcAGGGTGCAATGATACTCACTGGGTTGGTGGCGCATACAGCACAGTATGGACCGGACCTTGATGCCGAATGCTCGCTCTCCCTCCTGAAGGCCCTGGTTCACAAGGTTCACAACCTCATCAGGGGTGACGTCCCCTCTgtatggaagaggaggaggcaggacttGAGGCCAAGGGAAGGCCATGGGCAGCTGTGGAACTCCCAGCAGGGGAGGGCAGCCTTGCCCCTGAATTACATCTTCCaaggagacacacagacatggttTCAAGGCCTTGTGCAGGGCCTCCCTTCCTTAGAGCTGTCTGAGCATTGCCAGCTCCCGGTGTGGGCACGTCAGGCAGCCCTCCCTATTTCTAGAGGGGGCTAAATGTGGGCCTGTTGAATTCCATTCTGCACATGTATCAGATTCATGGctcagaaggaaggaggaagggggttCAAGATAGTTCAGGATGCAAGAGGTCTAGACCAGAAGACAGCAATGGGCCAGACTCACTCACTGAACAAAGCCTCTAGAAGTCACTGTCTAAGCCCGGCTGAGTCATGGGGCAGCTAGCCACACACTTCACTCGGTGGGGTGACATAGCCACATGCAGAGGGTTAGGAATTGAGTTCCTCCGAGTCTGTGAACCAGACCAAGGCCAGGGCTCTCAGCACTCTAGCCTCTCTCGTCTCAGAGCTAGGCAGTATAGCCCCCACCCGCACCAGCACAACTGTCTCCAGGGTTGTCACTCACTCGGTCTGGTTCCAGGGGATTGGGTCCACTTTGGAGTTGGCCAGCAGGTGTGGGCTGTATCGCACTTCCACGTATATCACACCCTCGTTTGCCTTCATCTCCACAAACTCATAGGCGATCCGTTTGATGGCCTCCCTGCAACCTCTGAAGGGAAAGACACAGATTGGCTACAACCTTCAACTCCTTGGGAGCCCCTGTAGCAGACAAGGTGCCTTGCCACCCGCCTCGTGTCCACACATTTCTAGCTCCCAAGCTCTCACTGCCTGGGCACCTGCAGGTAGGAACCAAGCCCCCTGGCAAGTCATAGCATCTGCACTTCTTCAACTACCGACTCGTTCTGACCCCTTCTCCCTGTGTGATGACATTGCCTCTAACAGGCttgtcttcctgtctgtcctgAATGTCGCTCTCCACAAAGCAGTGCCAGCGACTAAAAAAAGTGTAAACCAGGaggactagtgagatggctcctCAGGAAAAGTGCTGCCACCAGgcctgaagacctgggtttgattgccagggtccacagggtggaaggagagaacagacttctgcaagttgtcctctgattacTGCGACCCGCCcctcactccaccccaccccaccccacccccgcaatctaaaagaaaagtaaactagAACGtaggggtatggctcagtggcagggcaTGCATCTAGCATCCTCCCaaccccaaatacacacacacacacacacatacatacataccgtttgtttgtttgtttgtttataacaaATGAAACCAAAGCACATTGTTCCTCTCCTCTGAGCCCCTAAGGCTTGCAAGTTTTCTAGAAAGATCTGTCCATGCCAGCCCAAACAGCACAGTCGACAGCTTCCACAGCACCTTGTACTTCGCATCCTTCCTCTGGCCAAGGATTGTGAAGCTGGTCCCTCCCGTCTCAGGACCTTGGGGGTCGCTTGCCCCATCACCTTGCACTCTACCCTCCTCCATCTAATGCCAGCTTAAGGGCGTCCTCCCACCCAggcctcctcttccccctctcggGACCCTTCCTCCATGCCCTGATCACCACTTGACACCAGATAGCTCACGCTTCTTTTAGGGGCTGTATCCCACCTCCCCTCAGCCCCTTTATCTATCTTGTCATGGCTGTGACGCTTCAGCCGAGGAAGTGCCCAGGGCACAGTAgccaaatatttgttgaatagtGGCTGGCAGGGGAGATAAAATGCACAGAGGGGTGAGTCCAGAGGGAATATGGATTGGGCAAACTTGATGTTCAGTCATGGACTTGCAGCCTGTGTGCTCCTGGGCTAGTCAGTCACCCTCTCTGATACCTATAACATTTCAACGGGGTCGTCTTGAGGACAAATGAACAGAGCATCAGAACCCTCACGCAGGCCAGCACTTGGAATGAGGCAGACATGTGTGACACTTGATCTCATCCAAAAGGCTAGGAAGTAATCAATGCTGGAAGTGTTttagttgctgctgctgctgctgagcgtGGCCTCCACGAGCAAGGCACAACCTTACCTGTGAGGGCCTCTGTGAACACTGACCAAATGCAGACGGACTGGCCTAGTTAGGAATGAGTAAGGGAAGGCAAGCAAGTGCCCCAATGGCCCTTGGGTAAAAAGAGTGGGCCCACCTCTGAGGAGATGGAGTCACTCCCAGGAGGTGAACCAATGGGTGAGGGCAGATCAGGTCTTAACTCTGCCATTGTGGGGCGCTTGCTGGCTGCCTTTCCTAGCCCCAGCCCCCGCTCTCACATAGCTATAATCTCGTTTATTCTCCAAGTGGTAATTGAGCCCTCATATGGGACCCAATACCTTAGGACACAGTGAACAGGAGCTAGGATCCCTGCCTTTCTGTCACCTGACAGGAAAGGCAGGcacaaatgaagagaaaacacacTATCTATCAGACAGGAACATTGTCAACGCAGATAAAGCCGGGAGGCCACAACACCAAGCAGGAACATGGAGCTGTGTGCAGAAGGCAAACCATGGGCTTTTAGGGAACAGCATTCCAGGTTGAGAGAACAAGGGCAGAGGACctgaggtgaggtgagggggaTGCCAGTACCGAGGGGTAGGGAGGAGTCAGCATCCTCCAAAGCAAGGGCTCCGAGCTGAAGGACCTGTGCACTCACTGTGTGGTTTTTAGTGTTTTCtctgcaggacacagagaaaggctggTAAATTTGGGTCGGGAGATGGCTTAGGCTTTCAGAGTCATAAGCCCTTTCTCTGACCCTCTCTAATGACTATTCCTGGGCCTTCTCAGAGGCTAATTGTAACTGTAGTGACATTTTTAAGATTTCTGGAattcacagaaatattataaaaatgtgctttcgtcttaattccaggtgtggggctgcttcagactgtccacggCAGCTGACTATGGTTAtggtttgccttgtgctctagcagaggagtggttttgtcagctgcagataatttctgccactgtgtgacgtttggaattctgggaacttttcagagagtATATGAATGAAAGGGCCCTGAGAGGCAGGGTTGGTGGTTGGTAGTCATTTAGGatggttggttgcagtttgttagtagtcgtggtgtcaaagaaacaaaggaaaagaaattaggTTCAgggatctccctccctcccctcccccccatctcttcctcccatccctttctctctctctctctctctctctctcattttccctctatccttgtttctcttctATTTAGTGTTTGGGGGGTAAAACCAGAGGGACAAaggatgggaaaaagaagaatccacaaagtagcaaacaccagTTACAAGTAATGGTCCTCACTTGTCCAGTGACTCCAGACTTAAAAGACAGACCCAGATCCGCCTCCATTTCCCACGCCAATGTCTGGACTAGCTCCCCTCCAAAGTTCTAAACTGGGACATGAGGGGCCTGGTTCAGACCCTACCCTGTTCTGCACCCATGTTTTTTCTTAGCCTCAGTTCACCCAGGACTAGGGCTCTTGTTCTGAGATCTGTGATGGTGCCTGGGTCTGTGGAAATTAGGGCGGTGAGTTCTGAACAAGACATATTACAGTGTGACCAGCACAAGGCTTCTGCCCTGAGACGGAAGCCACCTCTGGGTGGGATGAGATTAGGAACCCAAAGGCACCAAGAGATGGGTTCCAGTGCCAGTGCGCACGGCGGTAAGAAGCAAGGCTGGGGCAGCAAAGTGCTCAGGCCTGGTCTTGGTTACAGGGACGGATACTGCCCTGAGACAAGGGTTGGGAGCAACTCACGCGATAACAGGCATATAGATGTCAAACTTGGCCAGGAAGGCTGGGAGCGAGATGGGCTTGTCCATGCCGATGATGTTCTGCAGCTCCTCGGCCGTATCTGCCGGGAGGGGGATGCCCCTCTTCCTAAAATAAAACTGAGGGTGAGGGGCTGCAGCCGAGGCTCGGTGGTAAGAGCTTCCCACATGGAGGCTTAtgaccatctgtgactccagttcggGAGATCTCATGCCTTCAGGCCTCCTTTGCAGGCGTCAGGCATGTGTgtattacacatacataccaacaggcaaaacactaagacacacaaagtgaatctttaaaaacacatacatgtaaaaacaaaacaaatgaaaacaaattgtgAAATGCCAGGGCAGGATCCAGGCAGCATGGGCCTCTCAGGGCAGCATGGGACAACAGACTGGGAGCCCCAGTAAGAAACGAGGGGGTCCTTCCATCTAGCTCCTCCCCGGTACAAACGAAACTGAACTCCAAGGCCTGGAGAACTGCGTAGAGGCCTCCTAAGACTTCCGAAAGCCAGAAGCCGTGACAAATCACACACCGCCCATCCAAGTATTACCAGGCTCAGCCCTGTTTAATTCCAAGATTAAAGACATTCACAGTGGACTAC
This window harbors:
- the Ada gene encoding adenosine deaminase; this translates as MAQTSAFNKSKCLTLFLCPLQVELHVHLDGTIKPETILYFGKKRGIPLPADTAEELQNIIGMDKPISLPAFLAKFDIYMPVIAGCREAIKRIAYEFVEMKANEGVIYVEVRYSPHLLANSKVDPIPWNQTEGDVTPDEVVNLVNQGLQEGERAFGIKVRSILCCMRHQPSWSLDVLELCKKYRQETVVAMDLAGDETIEGSSLFPGHVEAYEGAVKNGIHRTVHAGEVGSAEVVRQAVDILKTERVGHGYHTLEDEALYKRLLKENMHFEVCPWSSYLTGAWDPKTTHAVVRFKDDQANYSLNTDDPLIFKSTLNTDYQMTKEDMGFTEEEFKRLNINAAKSSFLPEDEKQQLLEQLYKDYQ